A genomic segment from Janthinobacterium sp. 64 encodes:
- the xylF gene encoding D-xylose ABC transporter substrate-binding protein translates to MTAMLALSSSAALADAKNPKIGFSIDDLRVERWTRDRDFFIAAAEKQGAKVFVQSADASEQRQISQIENLISRGVDVLVIVPFNATVLNNTVKEAKKAGIKVLSYDRLILNADIDAYISFDNEKVGEMQAEGVTKLQPKGNYYLLGGSPTDNNAKMLREGQMKVLKPFIDKGDIKIVGQQWVKDWSATEALSIVENALTANGNKIDAIVASNDGTAGGAIQALAAQKLAGKVPVSGQDADLAAVKRVIAGTQSMTVYKPLKTIASEAAKLAIQLARNEKPAYNSSYDNGLKKVSTVLLKPTPLTKANVNILVDDGFYTKAQLGN, encoded by the coding sequence ATGACCGCCATGCTGGCATTGAGCAGCAGCGCTGCCCTGGCCGATGCGAAAAACCCGAAGATTGGCTTTTCCATCGACGATTTGCGCGTGGAGCGCTGGACGCGCGACCGCGATTTCTTCATCGCCGCCGCCGAGAAGCAGGGCGCCAAGGTCTTCGTGCAATCGGCCGACGCCAGCGAGCAGCGCCAGATTTCGCAAATCGAAAACCTGATCTCGCGCGGCGTGGACGTGCTGGTGATCGTACCGTTCAACGCCACTGTGCTCAACAACACCGTCAAGGAAGCGAAAAAGGCCGGCATCAAGGTGCTGTCGTATGACCGCCTGATCCTGAACGCCGATATCGACGCCTACATCTCGTTCGACAACGAGAAAGTGGGCGAGATGCAGGCCGAAGGCGTGACCAAGCTGCAGCCGAAGGGCAATTACTATTTGCTGGGCGGCTCGCCGACCGACAACAACGCCAAGATGCTGCGCGAAGGCCAGATGAAGGTACTCAAACCGTTCATCGACAAGGGCGACATCAAGATCGTCGGCCAGCAGTGGGTGAAGGATTGGAGCGCCACCGAAGCGCTGTCCATCGTGGAAAACGCGCTGACGGCCAACGGCAACAAGATCGACGCCATCGTCGCCTCGAACGACGGCACGGCCGGCGGCGCCATCCAGGCCCTGGCTGCGCAAAAACTGGCCGGCAAGGTGCCGGTCTCGGGCCAGGATGCCGACCTGGCGGCCGTGAAACGCGTCATCGCCGGCACGCAGTCGATGACGGTCTACAAGCCGTTGAAAACCATCGCATCGGAAGCGGCCAAGCTGGCCATCCAGCTGGCGCGCAATGAAAAGCCGGCCTACAACTCCAGCTATGACAACGGCCTGAAAAAAGTCAGCACGGTGCTGCTGAAACCAACGCCGCTGACCAAGGCGAATGTGAACATTCTCGTCGATGACGGTTTTTATACCAAAGCGCAGCTGGGTAATTGA
- the xylG gene encoding D-xylose ABC transporter ATP-binding protein, translating into MSDYLLEMKGIVKQFGGVRALDGIDLQVRAGECIGLCGENGAGKSTLMKVLSGVYPHGTWDGEILWEGQPLRAQSIRDTEDAGIIIIHQELMLVPQLSVAENIFMGRELTLPGGRMHYAAMYKRADELLRELKIPELNVAQPVMNYGGGHQQLVEIAKALNKNARLLILDEPSSSLTASEIAVLLDILRALKAKGVTCIYISHKLDEVAAICDTIVVIRDGKHIATTPMAQMNVERIIAQMVGREMSQLYPQRAQPAPIGEVLFEARHVTCIDADNPQRKRVDDVSFTLRKGEILGIAGLVGAGRTELVSALFGAYQGPCQAEVWLDGRKIDTRSPQKAIAMGLAMVPEDRKHHGIVPDLDVGQNITLAVLEEFARATRIDGEAELTAVRGEIAQLELKAASPSLPITSLSGGNQQKAVLAKMLLTRPRVLILDEPTRGVDVGAKYEIYKLMLALADQGVAIIMVSSELAEVLGVSDRVLVMGEGRLRGDFINDGLSQETVLAAALDQRPAPAANTANKETAA; encoded by the coding sequence ATGTCCGACTATCTGCTTGAAATGAAAGGCATCGTCAAACAGTTTGGCGGTGTCCGCGCGCTTGACGGCATCGACCTGCAGGTGCGGGCCGGCGAGTGCATCGGCTTGTGCGGCGAGAATGGCGCCGGCAAGTCGACCCTGATGAAGGTGCTGTCCGGCGTGTACCCGCACGGCACCTGGGATGGCGAGATCCTGTGGGAGGGCCAGCCTCTGCGCGCGCAATCGATCCGCGACACGGAAGACGCGGGCATCATCATCATCCATCAGGAACTGATGCTGGTGCCGCAGCTGTCGGTGGCCGAGAATATCTTCATGGGCCGCGAGCTCACCCTGCCCGGCGGGCGCATGCATTACGCGGCCATGTACAAGCGCGCCGACGAGCTGCTGCGCGAACTGAAAATTCCCGAACTGAACGTGGCGCAGCCCGTGATGAATTACGGCGGCGGCCACCAGCAGCTGGTGGAAATCGCCAAGGCGCTCAACAAGAATGCGCGCCTGCTGATCCTCGACGAGCCGTCGTCGTCGCTGACGGCGTCGGAAATCGCCGTGCTGCTCGATATCCTGCGCGCGCTGAAAGCCAAGGGCGTCACCTGCATCTACATTTCGCACAAGCTCGATGAAGTGGCGGCCATCTGCGACACCATCGTCGTCATCCGCGACGGCAAGCATATCGCCACCACGCCGATGGCGCAGATGAACGTCGAGCGCATCATCGCGCAGATGGTGGGCCGCGAAATGAGCCAGCTGTATCCGCAGCGCGCGCAGCCAGCACCTATCGGCGAAGTGCTGTTCGAGGCGCGCCACGTAACGTGCATCGATGCCGACAACCCGCAGCGCAAGCGGGTCGACGACGTCTCATTCACCCTGCGCAAAGGCGAGATCCTCGGCATCGCCGGCCTGGTGGGGGCGGGGCGCACGGAGCTGGTCTCGGCCCTGTTCGGCGCCTACCAGGGGCCGTGCCAGGCCGAAGTGTGGCTTGATGGCCGCAAGATCGATACCCGTTCGCCGCAAAAGGCCATCGCCATGGGCCTGGCCATGGTGCCGGAAGACCGCAAGCACCACGGCATCGTGCCCGACCTCGACGTGGGGCAGAACATCACCCTGGCCGTGCTGGAGGAATTCGCGCGCGCCACGCGCATCGATGGCGAGGCGGAATTGACGGCCGTGCGCGGCGAGATCGCCCAGCTGGAACTGAAGGCGGCCAGCCCGTCGCTGCCCATCACGAGCCTGTCGGGCGGTAACCAGCAAAAGGCCGTGCTGGCCAAGATGCTGCTGACGCGCCCGCGCGTACTGATCCTCGACGAACCCACGCGCGGCGTGGACGTGGGCGCCAAATATGAAATCTACAAATTGATGCTGGCGCTGGCCGACCAGGGCGTGGCCATCATCATGGTCTCGTCGGAACTGGCCGAAGTGCTGGGCGTGTCCGACCGCGTGCTGGTGATGGGCGAAGGCCGCCTGCGCGGCGACTTTATCAACGATGGCCTGAGCCAGGAAACCGTGCTGGCGGCCGCGCTCGACCAGCGTCCGGCGCCCGCCGCCAACACCGCAAACAAGGAAACCGCAGCATGA
- a CDS encoding sugar ABC transporter permease, whose translation MKPHSIKQLFTQYKMLALLIAVALIWAFFSWKTQGSFLTPRNLSNLLRQMSVTGILACGMVLVIIAGEIDLSIGSLLGLLGGIAAVLDVTQHWPLALNLAAVLGCGLVIGLLNGYLTAYRGIPSFIVGLGGMLAYRGVLLGITGGITIAPVSEPMVYLGQGYLPAVPGIVLGIGLFLLAAFLTWRARASRAQHGLPQTAPWADGLRLAVIGAVLYAFVQTLNGYEGIPLPVLLLLALLGLFSYITSQTVFGRRIYAVGSNMEATRLSGINVKAVKLWIFGIMGLMCALAGLINTGRLAAGSPSAGTFSELDAIAACFIGGTSMRGGSGTVYGALIGALVMASLDNGMSMLDVDTYWQMIVKGSILTLAVWVDVSTRAGRR comes from the coding sequence ATGAAACCGCACAGTATCAAACAGCTGTTCACCCAATACAAGATGCTGGCCCTATTGATCGCCGTGGCGCTGATCTGGGCCTTCTTTTCGTGGAAGACGCAGGGCAGTTTCCTCACGCCGCGCAACCTGTCTAACCTGCTGCGCCAGATGTCCGTCACCGGCATCCTCGCCTGCGGCATGGTGCTGGTGATTATCGCCGGCGAGATCGACCTGTCGATCGGCTCCCTGCTGGGGCTACTCGGCGGCATCGCCGCCGTGCTGGACGTCACGCAGCACTGGCCGCTGGCCTTGAACCTGGCGGCCGTACTCGGCTGCGGCCTGGTGATCGGTTTGCTCAATGGCTACCTGACGGCGTACCGGGGCATCCCATCCTTCATCGTGGGCCTGGGCGGCATGCTGGCGTATCGCGGCGTTTTGCTCGGCATCACGGGCGGTATCACCATCGCGCCCGTTTCCGAGCCGATGGTCTACCTGGGACAGGGCTATCTGCCCGCGGTGCCCGGCATCGTGCTGGGCATCGGCCTGTTCCTGCTGGCCGCCTTTTTGACGTGGCGCGCGCGCGCCAGCCGCGCGCAGCATGGCTTGCCGCAGACGGCGCCGTGGGCCGACGGCTTGCGCCTGGCCGTCATCGGCGCCGTGCTGTACGCCTTCGTGCAAACCCTGAACGGCTATGAAGGCATCCCGCTGCCCGTGCTGTTGCTGCTGGCGCTCTTGGGCCTGTTCAGCTACATCACCAGCCAGACCGTGTTTGGCCGCCGCATCTACGCCGTGGGCAGCAATATGGAAGCGACGCGCCTGTCCGGCATCAACGTGAAAGCCGTCAAGCTGTGGATCTTCGGCATCATGGGCCTGATGTGCGCGCTGGCTGGCCTGATCAATACGGGCCGCCTGGCGGCCGGTTCCCCATCGGCCGGCACCTTCAGCGAACTCGATGCCATCGCCGCCTGCTTCATCGGCGGCACCTCGATGCGCGGCGGCTCGGGCACCGTGTACGGCGCCCTGATCGGCGCGCTGGTCATGGCCAGCCTCGATAACGGCATGTCCATGCTGGACGTGGACACCTACTGGCAGATGATCGTGAAAGGCAGTATCCTCACTTTGGCCGTGTGGGTCGATGTCAGCACGCGAGCGGGGCGTAGATAG